The Globicephala melas chromosome X, mGloMel1.2, whole genome shotgun sequence genome window below encodes:
- the XKRX gene encoding XK-related protein 2, with amino-acid sequence MDRVFEIPEEPSVEPISSLEEDVIRGTNPRFTFPFGILFSTFLYCGEAASALYMVRIYRKNSETYWMAYTFSFFMFSSIMVQLTLIFVHRDLAKDKPLSLFMHLILLGPVIRCLEAMIKYLTLWKKGGQEEPYVSLTRKKMLINGEEVLIEWEVGHSIRTLAMHRSAYKRMSQIQAFLGSVPQLTCQLYVTLISAEVPVGRAVLIVFSLISVTYGATLCNMLAIQIKYDEYKIRLGPLEVLCITIWRTLEITSRLMILVLFSATLKLKAVPFLLLNFLIILFEPWVKFWRSGAHMPNNIEKNFSRLGTLVVLISVTVLYAGINFSCWSALQLKLADSDLVEKGQNWGHMGLHYSVRLLENVIMVLVFKFFGVKVLLNYCHSLIALQLIIAYLISIGFMLLFFQYLHPLRSLFTHNVVDYLHCVCCYQHPRGRVENSEPSIDAEARQSIV; translated from the exons atggaCCGAGTTTTTGAAATTCCTGAGGAGCCAAGCGTGGAGCCGATATCCTCTCTGGAGGAAGATGTCATCCGTGGGACGAACCCCCGATTTACCTTTCCATTTGGCATCCTCTTCTCCACGTTTTTGTACTGTGGGGAGGCAGCATCTGCCTTGTACATGGTTAGAATCTATCGGAAGAATAGTGAAACCTACTGGATGGCATAcaccttttccttctttatgttttcatCCATTATGGTCCAGTTGACCCTCATTTTTGTCCACAGAGATCTGGCCAAAGACAAGCCACTATCATTGTTTATGCATCTAATCCTCTTGGGACCTGTTATCAG ATGTTTGGAAGCCATGATTAAGTACCTCACACTGTGGAAGAAAGGAGGGCAGGAGGAGCCCTATGTCAGCCTCACCCGAAAGAAGATGCTAATAAATGGCGAGGAGGTGCTGATAGAATGGGAGGTGGGCCACTCCATCCGGACCCTGGCTATGCACCGCAGTGCCTACAAACGTATGTCACAGATCCAAGCCTTCCTGGGCTCAGTGCCCCAGCTGACCTGTCAGCTCTATGTGACCCTGATCTCTGCAGAGGTCCCCGTGGGTAGAG ctgTGCTAATAGTCTTTTCCCTGATATCTGTCACCTATGGGGCTACCCTCTGCAATATGTTGGCTATCCAGATCAAGTACGATGAATACAAGATTCGCCTTGGTCCACTAGAAGTCCTGTGCATCACCATTTGGCGGACATTGGAGATCACCTCCCGCCTCATGATTCTCGTGCTCTTTTCAGCCACCTTGAAATTGAAGGCTGTGCCCTTCTTATTGCTGAACTTCCTGATCATCCTCTTTGAGCCTTGGGTTAAGTTCTGGAGGAGTGGTGCCCACATGCCCAATAACATTGAGAAAAATTTCAGCCGACTTGGCACCTTAGTGGTGTTGATTTCCGTTACCGTCCTCTATGCTGGCATCAACTTCTCTTGCTGGTCAGCTTTGCAGTTGAAGTTAGCAGACAGCGACCTTGTTGAGAAAGGTCAGAACTGGGGACATATGGGCCTGCACTATAGTGTGAGATTGTTAGAGAATGTGATCATGGTCTTGGTTTTTAAGTTCTTTGGAGTGAAAGTGTTACTGAATTACTGTCATTCCTTGATTGCCTTGCAGCTCATTATTGCTTATCTGATTTCCATTGGCTTCATGCTCCTTTTCTTCCAGTACTTGCACCCGTTGCGCTCACTCTTCACCCACAATGTAGTGGACTATCTCCACTGTGTCTGCTGCTACCAGCACCCTCGGGGCAGGGTTGAGAACTCAGAGCCATCCATTGATGCTGAAGCAAGGCAAAGCATTGTCTGA